A stretch of Pseudoclavibacter chungangensis DNA encodes these proteins:
- a CDS encoding pyridoxal phosphate-dependent decarboxylase family protein encodes MDSIPRPARMHAVSDETTEIVDSVLDYARRRALYRDVPLDKPMTERELRRLAPGSITPEGIGARRAIARFEDVLAPACLSIDHPGYLSFIPSAPTKAAIAFDVVVSASAIYGGSWAEGAGAVYAENEVLHWLAAEFGLPEGAGGVFVQGGTIGNLSALVAARQAARERREAEGLPAPRRWVVVGSAEAHSSIASAAGVMDVDVLPVATGDDGLLHGAAVAAALDSLADEDRAAFAVVATAGTTNFGIVDDLASIAAVTREREVWLHVDGAYGLAAALVPETRPLFAGVEFADSLIVDPHKWLFAPFDACALIYRDPGHGKRAHTQHAEYLDTLTEADDWNPADFAVQLTRRARGLPLWFSLATHGTEHYREAIASGIELARRIADEIERRDGVHLVRDPQLSVVVFQREGWSPADYRAWSDRLLDEQLAFVVPSSHEGETVLRFAIVSPLTTFERLTEILDTLE; translated from the coding sequence CCCATGACGGAGCGGGAGCTGCGCCGGCTCGCACCCGGCTCGATCACGCCGGAGGGCATCGGAGCCCGGCGGGCGATCGCTCGCTTCGAGGACGTCCTCGCGCCCGCGTGCCTCTCGATCGACCACCCCGGCTACCTCTCCTTCATCCCGTCCGCGCCGACGAAGGCGGCGATCGCGTTCGACGTCGTCGTCTCGGCCTCGGCGATCTACGGTGGCTCGTGGGCCGAGGGCGCCGGTGCGGTGTACGCCGAGAACGAGGTGCTGCACTGGCTCGCCGCCGAGTTCGGGCTGCCCGAGGGCGCGGGCGGCGTGTTCGTGCAGGGTGGCACGATCGGGAATCTCTCGGCGCTCGTCGCGGCGCGACAGGCGGCGCGCGAACGCCGCGAGGCCGAGGGACTGCCTGCACCGCGTCGCTGGGTCGTCGTCGGGAGTGCGGAGGCACACTCCTCGATCGCATCGGCGGCGGGCGTCATGGACGTCGACGTGCTCCCCGTCGCGACGGGCGACGACGGCCTCCTCCACGGCGCGGCCGTCGCGGCCGCACTCGATTCCCTCGCGGACGAGGATCGTGCCGCGTTCGCCGTGGTCGCGACCGCCGGGACGACGAACTTCGGCATCGTCGACGATCTCGCGTCGATCGCGGCGGTGACACGCGAACGTGAGGTGTGGCTGCACGTCGACGGCGCGTACGGTCTCGCCGCCGCGCTCGTCCCCGAGACGAGGCCGCTGTTCGCGGGCGTCGAGTTCGCCGACTCGCTCATCGTGGATCCGCACAAGTGGCTGTTCGCGCCGTTCGACGCGTGCGCGCTCATCTACCGGGACCCGGGCCACGGCAAGCGCGCCCACACGCAGCACGCCGAGTACCTCGACACGCTCACCGAGGCCGACGACTGGAACCCGGCCGACTTCGCCGTGCAGCTCACCCGACGCGCACGCGGCCTGCCGCTATGGTTCTCCCTCGCGACGCACGGCACCGAGCACTATCGGGAGGCCATCGCGTCGGGCATCGAGCTCGCGCGTCGCATCGCCGACGAGATCGAACGGCGCGACGGGGTGCATCTCGTGCGCGATCCGCAGCTCTCGGTCGTCGTGTTCCAGCGCGAGGGCTGGTCACCCGCCGACTACCGCGCATGGTCGGACCGCCTGCTCGACGAACAACTCGCGTTCGTCGTGCCGAGTTCGCACGAGGGCGAGACGGTGCTGCGCTTCGCGATCGTGAGCCCGCTCACGACGTTCGAGCGGCTGACGGAGATCCTCGACACGCTCGAGTGA